The Haloterrigena turkmenica DSM 5511 genome includes the window TTCACGTCGATCGATTTCGTCGGGATTCGCCGCCGTGAATCGCCGTTCTGTTCTCATCTCTCGTCCGTACGCAGTGGCCTCTCGTACGCGGTACCCACTCACTGCTCAGTGATCCGCCGGCCGTCGAGCCGAGACCGGCGACTCGGCTCGGAGACCGCCCGCGCACAACGCAGGCCGGTCTCGAGCGCGCCGCCGGCGCGTCGCTGGGGGAACTGCGGCTGCCGGACGACCGTCGCGTCGTAGATGCCGTCAAGATCAGTCGCGCGCGCGTGCGGAGACGCTCCGTTGACGCTCGAGTGAACGCCGTCGGGGACCGGCTGCCGGATCCGCGTCGAGTCGACGGCGACGAGGTCGTTCCGGTCGAACGCGGAGAACCGGGACGCCAGCGCCTCGAGCCACCGTCGTTCGATCGTCGCGCTCGAGCGACCGTCGGCGACCGCTTCGCCGCCGTCGAGCAGGTAGTACCGGTGACCGCTGGACGCGTCGGGCGAGCGCGGTATCGTCGGTGCGACGAGTTCGCCGAAGGGTGCATCGTCGACCATCGTCACGCGATACGCGTCGGTCAGCTGCGTTTCGGCGGTCGTCGAGACCCGCAGACAGGTCCGCGTTCGAAACGATACCGACGGGGATCCAAGCGACGACTCGAGGGCCTCCGGAACGGTCGCCAGCACGACCGCGTCGACGGCGTGGCGCTCGCTCGCGTCGCCCCGGTCGACGGTGAGCGACTCGACGGCGCCGTCCGCCGTCCCGAGTTCGCTCACGCGCGCGTTCGTCGCGATCCGCTCGCGGCCGACGGCGTCGACGAGCGCCTCGACGAGGACGGCCGCGCTCTCGGCGAAATAGCCGTGCTTCTCCCGGCCGAACCGAGTGCGGTCCACCCGGCCGCGACAGTGCTCGAGCACCCACGCGGCGCTGACATTCGCCGCCGCCGAGCCAAAGCGAGCCTCGAGCAGCGGTCCGTAGAACCGCTCGTAGACGGCGTCGCTCGCGTGCTCGCGGACGAACGCCTCCGCCGGGACGTCGCTGTAATCCGACGGCTCGTAGGCGTCGAACTGCGGCCGTCGTCGAGGGAGGCCGCGGCAATCGATCCCGCTCTGGAGGGCGGCGAGACGCGCGGTATCCGACAGCGACAGCGGCGGGTAGGCCAGAAACTCCCAGGGCGCGTCGACGGGGTGGACGATGCCGTCGACGTACATCGCCGTCCGGATCGGTCCCCACTCGAGGTGACCGGACAGGCCGAGTTCCGCGAGCAACTCGAGAGCGACCTCGTCTCTGGGTCGGGTAAACGAAACGGGGACGCGCTCGAGCGGTGTAGTGGCGGTTCCAGACGGCGACGATGGAGACAGGGGTGACGGCCAGGACGGAGACT containing:
- a CDS encoding FAD-dependent oxidoreductase; amino-acid sequence: MIGVVGGSLSGLAAAYRLRQRGYDVRVFEPGDELGGIAATTPSPTSPSSSSAQSPSSSAPSQSPSWPSPLSPSSPSGTATTPLERVPVSFTRPRDEVALELLAELGLSGHLEWGPIRTAMYVDGIVHPVDAPWEFLAYPPLSLSDTARLAALQSGIDCRGLPRRRPQFDAYEPSDYSDVPAEAFVREHASDAVYERFYGPLLEARFGSAAANVSAAWVLEHCRGRVDRTRFGREKHGYFAESAAVLVEALVDAVGRERIATNARVSELGTADGAVESLTVDRGDASERHAVDAVVLATVPEALESSLGSPSVSFRTRTCLRVSTTAETQLTDAYRVTMVDDAPFGELVAPTIPRSPDASSGHRYYLLDGGEAVADGRSSATIERRWLEALASRFSAFDRNDLVAVDSTRIRQPVPDGVHSSVNGASPHARATDLDGIYDATVVRQPQFPQRRAGGALETGLRCARAVSEPSRRSRLDGRRITEQ